The nucleotide window CATTATTAACATCAATCATCCGACCCCGCCTGTGAGCTGATACAGATATACCACTACCCAGATGTACAACAACCAGGTTAATTTCATTGTAAGGCCTGTTCAATATTTCTGCCATCCGCAAGGCAACAGCTTTCATATTTAAAGCATGCGACATACTGAGCCTTGGCACCCCGGCTAACCCGGAATAACGGGCAGGAGTATGAAATTCATCAACAGTAACCGGATCGACTGTATAGACTGCAATTCCCGCTTCACGAGCTAAAGGAAGGGCAATAATTGAACCGAGGTTTGATGCGTGCCATCCATATTTAGCAGTTACCAGATCCGAATAAATATTATCATCAACCAGATAAGTTCCTGACTCAAGCGGTTTTAACAAACCGCCACGGACTACGAAAGCAGATAACCTGATTGGTGTAATATTTTCTGCAGCCATAAAATCAAGTATTGCTTTTCGACGGAACCGCGCCTGTTCTTCCCGGTCAAGGTCAGGAGAAGTTTCTTCCACAGAGTGACGCAGTGTTTTTTTAACTACACAATGTTCATCTTCAAATAGCCCAATTTTTGTCGATGTTGATCCGGGATTAATAGCCAGAATCAAATGCATACCGTACCTCCTCGAAAATATAGATCGTCGTTAACCGGATCCCTGGTTTTCATATACAATTTTCCCATCAACTACTGTCATTTCACATTTAACATCGCGAATATTCTTCGGTTCGACTTTAGCTATATCCTCTGATAGAACCAGGAGATCTGCAAACTTGCCGGGTGTTATTGTGCCTTTCATATTTTCATCGAATGAGCAGAAAGCCGATCCGCTTGTATAGAGGTTAAGGGCTTCGTGAAGTGTTAAGCGTTGATCCGGGTGCCAGCCGCCGGTTGGCTTACCGCTTTTATTCTGCCTGGTAACCGCTGCAGAAATACCGGCCAGTGGTTCGTAGGTTTCAACAGGAGCATCTGAACCGCCTCCCACCCTGATGCCATTCGAAATAAAATCTTTCCAGCGATAGGTCCAGGATGCCCTCCGTGGCCCGAGGTGCTGATCAATCAGAGAGTTATCCGTAGGGATAAAAGACGGCTGTATATCGGCTATTATACCAAGGGTTTTAAAGCGATAGAGGGCGTGATCATCAACAATCGAAGCATGAACAATACGAAACCGGGGATCATGATGACTATTTATGGATAAAACCTGCTCATACGTATCCAGGACCATATTTATTGCAGCATCCCCTATAGCATGCGTCGCAACCTGCATACCGTTTAGATAAGCCATTTTGACCAATTCAGTTAATTCATCCTCTTGATAAATAGCAACCCCACAACTATCACCTGTATCATAATAAGGTTCGGATAAAAACGCTGTCCTGCCGCCGATTGAGCCGTCTGCCAGGATCTTAAGCGGTCCTGTTTTAAAAAAGTCACTATTATAATAGTTTCGGTATCCCTCTTTGATAAATTTATCAAGGTCGGTTATTTCCGGAAGTAAAAGCTGTAAATTTATCCGAAGAGGGAGGTTGCCTTCGAGTTCCAATTCTCTGTACGAATCGAGAAGTGTTGGGAGCATATCACTCCCGAGAGCAGCCAGGTCATCGGTTTGTACAGAAGTCAGGCCGGCAGATACAAAATCCTGCACTGCTTTGAAGATGAGCTTTTTAAGCATCTCTTTGTTTAATCCCGGAACCAGATCCATTACCAGGTTCATTGCATTTTCTTTTAAAATACCGGTCGGAATTCCCTGATCATCCTGCACGATCGAGCCGCCTTCAACATAAGGTTGCGATTCAAAAATACCTGCTTTCATAAGGGCCCGGGTATTAATCGAGCAGATATGGCAGCAGGTACGCATAATGACCAGACAATGTTCTGATGTCGCCCGATCCAGATCCCGACGGTCGGGCATCCTTCTCTCCTCAAAAAGACCATGATCCCAACCCCATCCGAGAACCCAATCGCCCGGCTTTATAGAGTGAAATACGATATATGATTTAACGGTATCGACCACCTGATCGATGTTACGACAGTCTCTTAAGTCCACTTTTGCTGAAGTAAGTGCATAACCTGCAAGGTGAAGATGACTGTCATTAAATCCGGGCAGCATTGTTTTACCCTTAAGATCAATGGCCAACGTTTTGCCGGTCTTGTAACTTGACAGCTTCCGGTTAGTGCCAACAAAAGCTATTAAACCATTCTTCACTCCAACCGCTTCAGCAAAAGGCCTGGAATCGTCCAGCGTGGTAACACGGCCGTTATAAAATATTAAATCCAATAAGATAGCCCCTTCCAAATAGGAGTTATTATTCTGCGGCTGTACTCACCATATCTTATTCTATAGAAATTTCTGATTAAAAACAAACACTCCTTCAGCTTTTAATCATATCCGGTAATACACATAAATAACTATTGCCCGGTAATAGGATTTATACTTATAATAGATCAAAAAGAGGATCTCTAATGAATAGAATAAACATAACCAGGTTTCTGATAGCTGTTCTGATAATGGGCTTCTGGTTTCTTATAGTTCTATATCCAAATCCCAAAAACCTGGCACTGAGTATACAGCGGTTGAAAAATCCACCGGTTAATCCATTTGAAGTGACTGATCTCGCCCTGGAATTATATGACCACACCCCAGGTGAAATTAAAGATTTTGTATATAGCCGCCTTCCTTACAGTTACGATTGGACGGTTTATAACATGCCCTGGTACTTCCCCACCCTTGAAGAAGTTCTGCAGCAGGAAGCAGGAGATTGTAAAGCCCGCTACGTTTTATTTGCTTCAATTCTGGAACAAAAGGAGATCCCTTACAATAAGATGATATCTCTGACACACATCTGGGTGGCTTACGAGGGTAAGGAAGACAATACTATGGAAAACCTGGATGAAGCCTTATTTATAGTAGATGATCAGGGTAAGTTAAAAATCAGTTATCCCCGGGCCGATCTACAAAGATCATTGGCTACGTTTGTTGACGGCTTCTGGAGAGCCATGCCGTCGAAAAAGAAATCATTACTTTTTGCCGGATTCCCCCTGATGGTTGGACTTATGAACCTGCCCAAATTGAGTTTAAAAAAACTCTTGCCGAATAAGAAAAAAAATCATCTATATTAATCATTGGAAATCAACCGTGTTGCCCTCTACTTTTTTTGCCTGTTTAATAGATAGAGCAATTCTTTTACGATTGAGGTCTACTGAAAGTATTTTAACGGTGACAACTGATTCTATCTGCAGTACTTCCAGAGGATGCTTAATATAACGATCGGCAATTTCAGAAATATGAACCAAACCATCATGGTGAACTCCGATATCAATGAATGCCCCGAAATCGACAATATTCCGCACTATTCCCATGACCACCATTCCCGGCCTGAGATCTGCCAATTCTGTGATAGTCTTTAGGAATACCGGTTTCGGCAATCCTTCCCGGGGATCACGCCCAGGTCTTCTGAATTCATCGAGTATATCTCTCAGCGTTGGAATTCCGGCGTCGAATTTTACCGCCAGTGATTCAATTTCATTCGACGTAAAATTTGGAATCATCCCGGAGACACCCAAAGATTCAGGCTTTATGGATAACTCGTTCATCAGCAGTTCAGCCAGGGGATATGATTCTGGATGGACTGCGCTGCGTTCCAGAAAATTCTCGCTATCAGGCAGCCTGAGAAAACCGGCGCATTGTTTAAATATTTTCGGTCCAAAACCGGGAACGGTAAGCAGCTGTTCCCGTGAATTAAAAACACCTTCTTGATTTCGGTAGGCAAAGATTCTATCAGCAAGGGAAGGGTTAATTCCTGCTACATAGGAAAGCAGGGCTGCTGATGCGCTATTAAGATCCACTCCTACATTATTCACGCAGCTTTCTACTGTCCCGGATAGCGCTGAATCTAGCTCCCTGTAAGGCATATCATGCTGGTACTGACCCACTCCTATCGCTTTCGGATCTATTTTCACCAATTCAGCCAGGGGATCCTGAAGCCTGCGCGCAATAGAAATTGCGCTTCGTTCTGCTACATCAAGTTCCGGAAATTCCTTTTTTGCCGCCGGTGATGCTGAGTAAACGCTGGCTCCGGCTTCGTTGACAAT belongs to Bacillota bacterium and includes:
- the buk gene encoding butyrate kinase, whose protein sequence is MHLILAINPGSTSTKIGLFEDEHCVVKKTLRHSVEETSPDLDREEQARFRRKAILDFMAAENITPIRLSAFVVRGGLLKPLESGTYLVDDNIYSDLVTAKYGWHASNLGSIIALPLAREAGIAVYTVDPVTVDEFHTPARYSGLAGVPRLSMSHALNMKAVALRMAEILNRPYNEINLVVVHLGSGISVSAHRRGRMIDVNNANEEGPFSLERCGTLPALALVRLCFSGKYDQIGITRLLTSGGGLFSYLGSKDFTEIEKTIRSGKKEAGEAVEAMAYQVAKEIGAMSAALDGNVDRIVLTGGMANSQLLTGLIISKVSFIAEVAVIPGEEELEALAAGALRVLQGETEALIY
- a CDS encoding amidohydrolase, translating into MDLIFYNGRVTTLDDSRPFAEAVGVKNGLIAFVGTNRKLSSYKTGKTLAIDLKGKTMLPGFNDSHLHLAGYALTSAKVDLRDCRNIDQVVDTVKSYIVFHSIKPGDWVLGWGWDHGLFEERRMPDRRDLDRATSEHCLVIMRTCCHICSINTRALMKAGIFESQPYVEGGSIVQDDQGIPTGILKENAMNLVMDLVPGLNKEMLKKLIFKAVQDFVSAGLTSVQTDDLAALGSDMLPTLLDSYRELELEGNLPLRINLQLLLPEITDLDKFIKEGYRNYYNSDFFKTGPLKILADGSIGGRTAFLSEPYYDTGDSCGVAIYQEDELTELVKMAYLNGMQVATHAIGDAAINMVLDTYEQVLSINSHHDPRFRIVHASIVDDHALYRFKTLGIIADIQPSFIPTDNSLIDQHLGPRRASWTYRWKDFISNGIRVGGGSDAPVETYEPLAGISAAVTRQNKSGKPTGGWHPDQRLTLHEALNLYTSGSAFCSFDENMKGTITPGKFADLLVLSEDIAKVEPKNIRDVKCEMTVVDGKIVYENQGSG
- a CDS encoding transglutaminase domain-containing protein, encoding MNRINITRFLIAVLIMGFWFLIVLYPNPKNLALSIQRLKNPPVNPFEVTDLALELYDHTPGEIKDFVYSRLPYSYDWTVYNMPWYFPTLEEVLQQEAGDCKARYVLFASILEQKEIPYNKMISLTHIWVAYEGKEDNTMENLDEALFIVDDQGKLKISYPRADLQRSLATFVDGFWRAMPSKKKSLLFAGFPLMVGLMNLPKLSLKKLLPNKKKNHLY